Proteins from a single region of Acidianus ambivalens:
- a CDS encoding STK_08120 family protein yields the protein MKLTSEIKNEHGTSVLTILSDPFFLFPSMLKATNVEKIDNKYKVEIPIKGVFYLPFNLITYVTRYTAINSVNYVVNVADFAEHRWGNIRIYVEDKKMKLDLDIPLPLDFINSKILGKRIKVFERNFNELIRVERIKRKI from the coding sequence ATGAAATTAACGAGCGAGATTAAAAATGAGCACGGTACTAGTGTTTTAACTATACTATCAGATCCGTTTTTCTTGTTTCCATCTATGTTAAAAGCTACTAATGTTGAGAAAATTGATAATAAATACAAAGTAGAAATTCCAATAAAGGGTGTATTCTATTTACCATTTAATCTGATAACTTACGTGACAAGATATACCGCAATAAATTCGGTAAATTATGTTGTGAACGTTGCAGATTTCGCTGAGCATAGATGGGGAAATATAAGAATCTACGTCGAAGATAAGAAAATGAAGTTAGACCTAGATATACCTCTGCCATTAGATTTTATAAACTCAAAAATCCTTGGAAAAAGAATTAAAGTATTCGAGAGAAATTTCAATGAATTAATAAGAGTGGAAAGAATAAAAAGAAAAATCTAA
- a CDS encoding MFS transporter — protein MSKSFPSPFRPIDSLKLTFNHIKIWYTAGMGFFTDAYDLLIIGYILATIEDSYKYAGIVMPGFTSYLVGPDKDFWNGLLASIALWAAIIGQLIFGFLGDYWGRKKVYGVEATLLTIGAFLSALSPNLIWLIIFRFIMGVGIGGDYPISATIMSEYANVKDRGKLIALVFSNQALGSLAAAAVGIISAVVLPPCTAWRVMAGIGAIPAATVIYLRRKVPETPRYSLLANGNVEEAKKAASFLGGDIDTRQPVVAKRMSLSEILSNYGTLLIGTAIPWFILDIAFYGTGLYSSPIIAPIFGSPFPKSATALPLSAFQGDLAYALFLGAVPYLVGFPGYFTAVALLDKLGRKTIQIQGFTMMAIIYLLVSAVMIVTYTSKGPKVNGFLIPAEAAFLLYALSFFFIDFGPNTTTFVIPAEVYPVRFRTTGHGISAASGKLGAAITTYLFPTLLTSMGIKNLLVMLAVVSIIGALLTFFFVPETKNKSLEEVAKEELVTPTTTAKQ, from the coding sequence ATGAGTAAATCCTTCCCTTCACCGTTTAGGCCTATAGATTCCCTAAAACTAACGTTTAATCATATAAAAATATGGTATACTGCAGGAATGGGCTTCTTTACTGACGCATACGATTTACTAATAATAGGATATATATTAGCTACTATAGAGGACTCTTACAAGTACGCAGGAATAGTAATGCCAGGATTTACTTCATATTTAGTGGGTCCCGATAAGGACTTCTGGAACGGCCTATTAGCTTCTATTGCACTTTGGGCGGCTATAATAGGTCAGCTAATATTCGGATTTTTAGGGGATTATTGGGGTAGGAAAAAAGTTTACGGAGTTGAAGCAACGTTACTCACTATAGGAGCTTTTCTAAGTGCGCTGTCCCCTAATCTGATTTGGTTGATAATATTTAGGTTCATAATGGGTGTAGGAATTGGAGGAGATTATCCCATCTCTGCTACAATAATGAGCGAATATGCTAACGTTAAGGACAGAGGGAAACTTATTGCATTAGTCTTTTCAAACCAAGCTTTAGGCTCATTGGCTGCAGCAGCCGTAGGAATAATCTCAGCAGTAGTATTGCCTCCATGCACTGCTTGGAGAGTTATGGCAGGCATTGGAGCAATCCCTGCAGCAACTGTAATATACTTGAGGAGGAAGGTTCCCGAAACTCCAAGGTACTCCTTACTGGCAAATGGAAACGTTGAAGAAGCTAAAAAGGCCGCGTCTTTCCTAGGAGGGGATATTGACACACGGCAACCAGTAGTGGCTAAAAGAATGAGCTTATCAGAGATTTTATCTAACTATGGTACTTTACTAATAGGTACAGCAATTCCTTGGTTCATATTAGATATAGCATTCTACGGTACTGGACTTTATTCATCCCCAATAATTGCACCAATATTCGGCTCTCCGTTCCCTAAGTCGGCAACAGCGTTACCATTATCAGCATTCCAAGGCGATTTAGCATACGCTCTATTCCTTGGAGCCGTGCCCTACCTAGTAGGCTTTCCAGGATACTTTACTGCAGTGGCCTTACTGGATAAGTTAGGAAGAAAGACTATTCAAATTCAAGGATTCACCATGATGGCAATAATTTACCTCTTAGTCTCTGCTGTAATGATTGTTACTTATACATCTAAAGGCCCTAAGGTCAACGGCTTCCTAATACCCGCAGAGGCAGCTTTCTTACTATACGCCTTAAGCTTCTTCTTCATTGATTTTGGGCCTAATACAACTACTTTCGTTATCCCTGCAGAGGTTTATCCAGTAAGGTTCAGAACTACTGGTCACGGTATTTCCGCTGCCTCTGGGAAATTGGGAGCAGCAATAACTACTTACCTATTCCCAACACTATTGACTTCGATGGGAATAAAGAACTTGCTAGTGATGCTTGCAGTTGTCAGCATAATAGGCGCATTGTTAACGTTCTTCTTCGTCCCAGAGACAAAGAATAAGAGTTTAGAAGAGGTTGCCAAAGAGGAATTAGTTACTCCTACAACTACTGCAAAACAATAA
- a CDS encoding DEAD/DEAH box helicase, producing MLSDFDKLVKDKLGYNLFPYQSHVSERIIKELEEGKSNFIVVSMPTGSGKTVIELFMAYYFLKKGVKNVIVMEPTRLLCDQMYFNFWRKMFGEDVGMEYEGECTAFEEGKKIVVSTPFTAEKCAPETEAIIVDEVHHAFGDSRYESTLVSLDPKYLIGFTALLPSYKKYMVDPRLVEKLGKPKFLNYDFKALAEIDPTFNPPKAIADVFDAEMNKIEDSAYDAFFRGQVKGDKNTLKFLEITLYSYGKEAFCESLGRMEGKIEENPQLDFLCESKELSHKARALRQILSIYKIEDFKPVLIFTSRKATAYEFEKAIEDLDPGRIKVLTGDSSKFERQKLVKSAKRGEIDVIISTLVGEEGIDIPEAKLLIMTDVPQSPLRFYQRLGRLIRSKTDENNNDSENALKYLVVALTPKTPEYDNLDDALRNLYLEGVDVSYIVEKKEGKGPVARVVDIVKKEGGGTSFSKLDSSVGEISSIEVLLSPKNVETQMGDYVDRAIKEGRIFYYYDVDKMADLASKVLLGSYCNLCFGEKCMKICKDCIREVGKLLISKKGRVKLEKKGLLLHYMELVLPEKVDEIMNAMNKEKDEIMKKVECASISLSSTKRANVYSIVINFNVSVDGMTIYPKLQLDYYNANEQEIKLAEINAKAIGYKAIYLFLQQLK from the coding sequence ATGCTTTCTGATTTTGACAAGTTAGTAAAGGACAAACTAGGTTATAACTTATTTCCTTACCAATCTCACGTAAGCGAGAGAATAATAAAAGAACTGGAAGAAGGAAAAAGCAACTTCATAGTAGTTTCAATGCCTACTGGAAGCGGTAAGACTGTAATAGAACTCTTCATGGCATACTATTTCCTTAAAAAAGGAGTAAAGAATGTTATCGTAATGGAGCCAACAAGATTACTTTGCGATCAAATGTACTTCAATTTCTGGAGGAAAATGTTTGGAGAAGATGTGGGAATGGAATATGAAGGAGAATGTACTGCCTTTGAGGAAGGTAAAAAGATAGTAGTTTCGACGCCTTTTACCGCAGAAAAGTGTGCTCCAGAAACTGAAGCAATAATCGTTGACGAAGTTCATCACGCTTTTGGAGATAGCAGATATGAGTCTACGTTAGTTAGTTTAGATCCTAAGTACTTGATTGGCTTTACTGCTTTACTCCCCTCTTATAAGAAATACATGGTAGACCCTAGACTAGTAGAAAAACTAGGGAAACCAAAGTTCTTAAACTACGATTTTAAAGCTTTAGCAGAAATAGACCCTACTTTCAATCCACCTAAAGCAATTGCTGACGTGTTTGATGCGGAAATGAATAAAATTGAGGATTCTGCATATGATGCCTTTTTCAGAGGCCAGGTAAAAGGTGACAAGAACACTTTAAAGTTCCTTGAAATTACGCTTTACAGTTACGGTAAGGAGGCCTTTTGCGAAAGCCTAGGCAGAATGGAAGGAAAAATAGAGGAAAATCCCCAGTTAGACTTCCTTTGCGAGTCCAAGGAGTTAAGTCATAAAGCTAGGGCTTTAAGACAGATTCTTTCGATATATAAAATAGAGGATTTTAAACCGGTATTAATTTTCACTAGCAGAAAAGCTACCGCTTATGAGTTCGAAAAAGCAATAGAAGATTTAGACCCAGGAAGGATAAAAGTTCTAACCGGGGATTCGTCAAAATTTGAGAGACAAAAATTAGTTAAAAGCGCTAAAAGGGGAGAAATTGACGTAATTATATCCACATTAGTAGGCGAAGAAGGTATAGATATTCCAGAGGCAAAGTTATTAATTATGACTGACGTTCCTCAAAGCCCTTTAAGGTTTTACCAGCGTTTAGGAAGGCTAATTAGGAGTAAAACTGATGAAAACAATAACGACAGCGAGAATGCATTAAAGTACTTGGTAGTGGCTTTAACTCCAAAAACTCCTGAATACGATAATTTAGACGACGCTCTTAGGAACTTGTATTTAGAAGGAGTAGACGTAAGCTATATCGTAGAAAAGAAGGAAGGCAAGGGACCCGTTGCCAGAGTTGTTGATATAGTTAAGAAGGAAGGAGGAGGTACTTCATTTTCTAAGTTAGACAGTAGCGTTGGAGAAATTTCTTCTATTGAAGTATTGCTTTCTCCAAAAAACGTTGAGACTCAAATGGGAGATTACGTTGATAGGGCAATAAAGGAAGGTAGAATTTTCTATTATTATGACGTTGATAAAATGGCAGACCTAGCTTCCAAGGTGCTTTTAGGTAGTTATTGTAATTTATGTTTTGGAGAAAAATGCATGAAAATATGCAAGGATTGCATAAGAGAAGTTGGTAAGCTATTGATTTCCAAGAAAGGTAGAGTAAAATTAGAGAAGAAAGGACTACTTCTACATTACATGGAACTTGTACTCCCTGAAAAAGTGGATGAAATAATGAATGCTATGAATAAGGAGAAGGATGAAATAATGAAAAAAGTTGAATGCGCATCCATCTCTCTTTCTTCAACAAAAAGAGCTAACGTGTATTCAATAGTCATTAATTTTAACGTAAGCGTAGATGGAATGACCATTTATCCTAAGTTGCAACTGGATTATTATAATGCTAATGAGCAAGAGATTAAGCTGGCAGAAATTAACGCTAAAGCTATAGGATATAAGGCAATTTATCTGTTTTTACAACAGTTAAAATAG
- a CDS encoding aminotransferase class III-fold pyridoxal phosphate-dependent enzyme — MAKRFGGMMHSHLKVFYEESFPVLKVTHKLPILKRGRGNRVWDIEGKEYIDFDMSNGDALLGYGNPELVNAILERSNQKETIEKLKRRFSLKSVKIFSSEKQAKVYAVNLARQLSGKKKIIRFGQNDLIKKCDLGEEITAEWNNLDYLEKIVRQNYDIAAIIFEPIATHMGLVLPENEFLKGIMELSKEYGIITIADEIKTGGKYYTGASGYLKIKPDIILFGRSLAGSIPIGIVGINYKEGDYVRASPISIKALGITLDELNEQSMYEMIRLNDILIKGYKDLIEDNKIKASVTSWGISGTIYFRESPPRKYSEFLEINVKKWNKYFKGMLDSGIIPMSNYDSQWSISKAHTEEDINIHLEKLNNVIKTTVLSH; from the coding sequence TTGGCAAAAAGATTCGGTGGAATGATGCACTCGCATCTGAAGGTTTTTTACGAAGAATCCTTCCCTGTTTTAAAAGTAACTCACAAGTTACCTATTCTAAAACGAGGGAGAGGAAACAGAGTCTGGGATATAGAAGGAAAAGAATACATAGACTTCGATATGTCTAACGGAGATGCATTACTTGGTTACGGAAATCCAGAATTAGTTAATGCAATATTAGAAAGAAGTAATCAAAAAGAAACAATAGAAAAGCTCAAACGAAGATTCTCATTAAAGTCTGTTAAAATATTTTCAAGCGAAAAACAAGCAAAAGTTTACGCTGTTAATTTAGCTAGACAACTTTCAGGAAAGAAGAAAATAATAAGGTTCGGCCAAAATGATTTAATAAAGAAGTGCGATTTAGGAGAGGAGATAACTGCAGAGTGGAATAATTTAGATTACCTAGAAAAAATTGTGAGGCAAAACTACGATATTGCAGCAATAATTTTCGAACCAATAGCTACTCACATGGGACTAGTTTTACCTGAAAATGAGTTCTTGAAAGGGATAATGGAACTTTCAAAAGAATACGGAATTATAACAATAGCGGATGAAATAAAAACGGGAGGAAAGTATTACACTGGTGCGTCAGGCTATCTAAAGATTAAGCCTGACATAATACTATTTGGGAGATCATTGGCAGGAAGTATACCAATAGGAATAGTTGGAATAAATTATAAAGAAGGAGATTACGTGAGAGCCAGTCCTATTTCAATTAAAGCTTTAGGAATAACTTTGGACGAACTGAACGAACAGAGTATGTATGAAATGATAAGGCTTAACGATATCCTTATCAAGGGTTATAAGGATTTAATAGAGGATAACAAGATCAAGGCATCAGTAACTAGTTGGGGAATTAGCGGTACAATATATTTCAGAGAAAGCCCTCCAAGAAAATATTCAGAATTCCTAGAAATTAATGTAAAGAAATGGAATAAATACTTTAAAGGTATGCTAGACTCTGGAATAATTCCAATGAGTAACTATGACTCGCAGTGGTCAATCAGTAAGGCACATACGGAAGAAGATATAAACATACACTTAGAAAAATTAAATAACGTAATAAAAACTACTGTTTTATCTCATTAA
- a CDS encoding FAD-dependent oxidoreductase, with protein sequence MKKIVIVGGGIAGMGIANTLADKLKGKAEITVINKEDFYFAGPSRPLILTGEQNYHRIIRGYENVGVKGIKLVVGNVYKVDPDNRKVYVSESTFGNKDSVLDYDYLVLTPGIVFDGSKITGYDKFWWKNTTVYDPGRVNVLKERLWSQNEGSVIVYAPKAPYRCAPAPTETTLLAHTVLTHRGVRQKFNIIHIDANDKTQPPFIMDIVKQTYEKAGIQLVTNQEITEIGEDYVVTSSGEKYKYTILAMLEPNRAPKFIDEAGLGKGYVDIRSPQDLRHPKYDDVLSAGDAAKLPFPKNQEIAFESAMFAANKILEMEGVSEKVPVQYAFVGWAYMGNLEGKLETLSLQFQMDLTTQPPKPTKDPQLKRDYTLQKDRWEQAYLEKLFGYKAI encoded by the coding sequence ATGAAAAAGATTGTAATTGTAGGTGGCGGAATAGCCGGAATGGGTATTGCGAATACACTAGCAGATAAGTTAAAGGGAAAAGCAGAGATCACTGTGATAAACAAGGAAGACTTTTATTTTGCTGGACCTAGCAGACCCTTAATCTTAACTGGAGAACAAAACTATCATAGAATTATAAGAGGTTATGAGAACGTAGGTGTTAAAGGAATAAAGTTAGTAGTAGGTAATGTTTACAAAGTAGATCCAGATAATAGGAAGGTTTACGTAAGCGAATCGACTTTTGGTAATAAAGATTCAGTACTAGATTATGACTACCTAGTTCTAACGCCAGGAATAGTATTTGATGGTTCTAAAATAACTGGTTATGATAAATTCTGGTGGAAGAATACTACTGTTTACGACCCGGGAAGAGTTAATGTACTTAAGGAAAGATTATGGAGTCAAAATGAAGGTTCTGTTATAGTTTACGCTCCTAAGGCTCCTTATAGGTGTGCCCCAGCACCAACTGAAACCACATTGCTTGCTCACACAGTCTTAACACATAGAGGAGTAAGGCAGAAGTTTAACATTATTCACATAGACGCTAACGATAAAACTCAACCGCCGTTTATAATGGATATCGTAAAGCAAACATATGAGAAAGCAGGAATTCAGCTAGTTACAAACCAAGAAATTACGGAAATTGGAGAAGACTACGTAGTTACTAGTTCTGGAGAAAAATACAAATACACTATCCTAGCTATGTTAGAGCCTAACAGAGCACCTAAGTTTATCGATGAGGCAGGATTAGGTAAAGGTTATGTAGATATTAGGTCTCCTCAAGATTTGAGGCATCCTAAATATGACGACGTACTATCTGCAGGAGACGCTGCAAAGTTACCATTCCCTAAGAACCAAGAGATAGCATTTGAGAGCGCAATGTTTGCGGCAAACAAAATCTTAGAGATGGAAGGTGTGAGCGAGAAAGTGCCAGTGCAGTACGCATTCGTTGGCTGGGCTTATATGGGCAATTTAGAAGGAAAGTTAGAGACGTTAAGTTTACAATTCCAAATGGATTTAACAACACAACCACCAAAGCCGACTAAAGATCCTCAGTTAAAGAGAGATTATACTCTACAGAAGGATAGATGGGAACAAGCATATCTAGAAAAATTATTTGGATATAAAGCTATTTAA
- a CDS encoding PaREP1 family protein, with translation MKKILKSPADIYLEEADELLERGDIVQASEKYYKAAEEAIKTISIYLKISPENWTLASINRAALEISKVLGVEILDYWNSATALYTATLDQDTLKILIKDVKRLVEIANEKYNELLGRS, from the coding sequence GTGAAGAAGATCCTTAAAAGTCCTGCCGATATTTATTTGGAAGAAGCTGACGAACTCTTAGAGAGGGGCGATATAGTTCAAGCTTCAGAGAAGTATTATAAAGCTGCAGAAGAAGCAATAAAAACAATATCTATATATCTTAAAATCAGCCCAGAGAATTGGACTTTGGCTTCTATTAATAGAGCTGCTCTAGAGATATCAAAAGTTCTAGGCGTAGAAATTCTAGATTATTGGAATAGCGCTACTGCCCTTTATACTGCTACTCTAGATCAAGATACGTTAAAAATTTTAATAAAAGATGTAAAAAGACTAGTCGAAATTGCAAACGAGAAATATAATGAATTACTTGGAAGAAGCTGA
- a CDS encoding PaREP1 family protein: MNYLEEADELLERGDIVQASEKYYKAAEEAIKLISRRLNLEPILSEVNKKERWKSEILFKAARLINEKYPEVFKMWKSAWKLHEDGFHECSLDLETTRVLGEIVKNTLIKILS; encoded by the coding sequence ATGAATTACTTGGAAGAAGCTGACGAACTCTTAGAGAGGGGCGATATAGTTCAAGCTTCAGAGAAGTATTATAAAGCTGCAGAAGAAGCAATAAAGTTAATTTCAAGAAGGCTGAATTTAGAACCAATTCTTTCTGAAGTTAATAAGAAAGAAAGATGGAAATCAGAAATATTATTTAAAGCTGCTAGGTTAATTAACGAAAAATATCCAGAAGTGTTTAAAATGTGGAAATCTGCTTGGAAACTTCATGAAGACGGTTTTCATGAATGTAGCTTGGATTTGGAAACTACAAGAGTTTTAGGAGAGATCGTAAAAAATACTCTAATTAAGATCCTTAGCTAG
- the leuS gene encoding leucine--tRNA ligase — MDFNAIAEKWQKVWEEKGIFEAKVDERKKKFFITVPFPYTNSPMHIGHGRTYVTADIYARYMRMKGYNVLFPFAFQFTGTPILSVADAIKRGDQDIIDFFKNVYEIDEEKIKDLSDPYKLAEYFKQEMEKTARAIGLSVDWRRSFTTVDDRFATFIQWQFKKLKDKGKLIKETDAVGYCPRDQFPVGMHDTKGDVEPEIEKLDVIFFEGDYFYPVATSRPETVFAGVGVAISPLTTYVIAEYSGKRILLSKEAFEKLSYQKELKKIGEVKPEELKGKEAVNPVTRKKVKVVLSKLVDPSIGTGLIMLTPAHDPIHKIIAEDNGIEDYYSVISSPDLPEIPTEEIDVRDMAELKDFADQIYRTEYYKGVMKDVSTYVPDYMKQYVKEMISGKPVKDARISTVELLNSIGRHDTIYEIMNGPIYCRCGAQIVVKVIKDQWFIAYDDPEWKMAVLNSLDNINFVPSEVRKDIEKAIFNLRKSAVGRSRGLGVKLPWDESEIIDSLSDSTIYTAFYTISHLLKKANDKLFDYVFLGLGNPEEISKELGISKEEVEELRREYNYWYPVDSRHSGRDLIQNHIPYYIYNHLEILGKLPRQIVINGFVRVGGKKMSKSFRNVYPLSKAIKEYGVDPVRIALATPKLSEDVEFNSSVVTSIADQLKRIYSLIVELLEAKGENNFGIAEKWLSSIMSEKIKTVDEKMRNLDFFEAYNIILYDIYNDFKDYLDFTNGINKDLIKKSISAWLRMIYPAAPHIAEELWSKAFPGLVAEQEYPKPEEFTIYPEAVVEKGYVDYVISEIKELERIVGEGEKAVIYVNNDLSLAKDAAKAIEEGQSLFEFARGNEKLEKVYSSIKAYDDIFRKSLLTLQEFDEIRTLANYANYIMRKTNLGQLSVYDSNDPNVPDFKGKKSQALPLSPAIVIFSS, encoded by the coding sequence ATGGACTTTAATGCAATAGCAGAAAAATGGCAGAAAGTTTGGGAAGAAAAGGGAATATTTGAAGCCAAAGTAGATGAAAGGAAAAAGAAGTTTTTCATTACAGTCCCCTTCCCTTACACTAATAGCCCCATGCACATAGGTCACGGTAGAACATACGTTACTGCAGATATTTATGCAAGATACATGAGGATGAAAGGTTATAATGTTCTATTCCCCTTTGCCTTTCAATTTACTGGCACTCCAATATTATCTGTGGCAGACGCAATAAAAAGAGGGGACCAAGACATCATAGATTTTTTCAAGAACGTTTACGAAATCGATGAAGAGAAAATAAAGGATCTTTCTGACCCTTATAAATTGGCTGAGTATTTTAAACAAGAAATGGAGAAAACTGCTAGGGCTATAGGCTTAAGTGTGGATTGGAGAAGGAGTTTTACTACAGTAGATGATAGATTTGCCACTTTTATCCAATGGCAATTCAAGAAACTTAAGGACAAAGGGAAATTGATAAAAGAGACTGACGCAGTAGGTTATTGCCCTAGAGATCAATTTCCAGTAGGAATGCATGATACTAAAGGAGACGTTGAACCGGAAATAGAAAAATTAGACGTCATATTCTTTGAAGGAGACTACTTTTATCCAGTGGCAACTTCAAGGCCAGAGACAGTATTTGCAGGAGTAGGTGTGGCAATTAGTCCTTTAACCACTTACGTGATTGCAGAATATTCAGGAAAGAGGATTTTACTCTCTAAGGAAGCTTTTGAGAAACTTTCATATCAGAAAGAACTTAAGAAGATAGGAGAAGTCAAACCTGAAGAATTGAAAGGAAAAGAGGCAGTAAACCCGGTAACAAGGAAAAAGGTTAAGGTAGTTCTGAGTAAATTAGTAGACCCTTCAATAGGTACTGGCTTAATTATGCTAACTCCTGCTCACGATCCTATTCATAAGATAATTGCTGAAGATAACGGAATTGAAGATTATTATTCAGTAATATCTTCTCCTGACCTGCCTGAAATACCTACTGAAGAAATAGACGTAAGAGATATGGCCGAATTAAAGGATTTTGCAGATCAAATCTACAGAACTGAATATTATAAAGGAGTAATGAAAGACGTCTCTACTTACGTCCCAGATTATATGAAGCAGTACGTTAAAGAAATGATATCCGGTAAACCTGTAAAGGACGCAAGGATATCTACTGTAGAATTGCTTAATAGCATAGGCAGGCATGATACAATATACGAAATAATGAATGGCCCCATTTATTGTAGATGCGGGGCACAAATAGTGGTAAAGGTAATAAAAGACCAATGGTTTATAGCTTACGACGACCCAGAATGGAAAATGGCGGTTCTCAATTCTTTAGATAACATAAATTTTGTTCCGTCAGAAGTTAGAAAGGATATAGAGAAGGCAATATTTAATTTAAGGAAGAGTGCAGTAGGCAGAAGCAGAGGTTTAGGAGTCAAATTACCTTGGGATGAAAGTGAAATAATTGACAGTTTATCGGATTCTACAATTTATACCGCATTCTATACAATTTCTCATTTACTAAAGAAAGCTAACGATAAGCTCTTTGACTACGTATTTTTAGGTCTAGGAAATCCTGAAGAGATTAGTAAAGAACTAGGAATAAGTAAAGAAGAAGTAGAGGAATTAAGGAGGGAATACAATTACTGGTATCCAGTGGATTCAAGGCATAGCGGGAGAGATCTTATTCAAAATCATATTCCTTACTATATCTATAATCATCTGGAAATCTTAGGTAAGTTACCGAGGCAAATAGTAATAAATGGCTTTGTAAGAGTAGGAGGAAAGAAAATGAGCAAAAGCTTTAGAAACGTTTATCCATTAAGTAAGGCCATAAAGGAATACGGCGTAGACCCAGTTAGGATAGCTTTAGCTACTCCTAAACTTTCTGAGGACGTTGAGTTTAATTCGTCAGTTGTTACTTCTATTGCGGATCAACTTAAGAGAATTTACTCCTTAATAGTAGAGTTACTAGAGGCAAAAGGAGAGAATAACTTTGGAATCGCGGAAAAATGGTTGTCAAGTATAATGAGCGAGAAAATAAAGACTGTAGACGAGAAAATGAGAAACCTAGATTTCTTTGAAGCTTATAATATAATTCTATATGATATTTATAATGATTTTAAGGATTATCTGGATTTTACTAATGGAATTAATAAGGATCTTATAAAGAAATCGATTTCAGCTTGGCTAAGAATGATTTATCCTGCGGCACCTCACATAGCGGAAGAACTTTGGAGCAAAGCTTTTCCAGGCTTAGTTGCAGAACAAGAGTATCCTAAGCCGGAAGAGTTTACTATCTATCCTGAAGCAGTTGTTGAAAAAGGTTACGTCGATTATGTTATAAGTGAAATTAAGGAATTAGAAAGAATAGTTGGGGAAGGTGAAAAGGCAGTTATTTATGTGAACAACGATTTATCATTAGCTAAAGATGCTGCAAAAGCTATTGAAGAAGGTCAAAGTTTGTTTGAATTTGCTAGAGGAAATGAAAAGCTAGAGAAAGTTTATTCATCAATAAAAGCTTATGATGACATCTTTAGGAAATCGTTACTTACATTACAGGAATTTGATGAAATAAGAACTTTAGCAAATTATGCAAATTATATAATGAGAAAAACCAATTTAGGCCAATTAAGTGTGTACGACAGTAATGATCCTAATGTACCAGACTTTAAAGGTAAGAAGTCGCAAGCTTTGCCTCTTTCTCCGGCAATAGTGATATTTTCTAGCTAA
- a CDS encoding PaaI family thioesterase — translation MDFKVIESEAVASYLGMKIIEVKDGKSKLEIPYSEKICRRGGVLHGGMIMTSMDYAGGLAVASINDGIDQVTQELKVNFLEPMYKGPFTVEAKVLRKGRTAVVVEIEFKDSEGKLGAVGLGTWYIIRDRKVSKE, via the coding sequence ATGGATTTTAAGGTAATAGAAAGTGAGGCAGTAGCTTCATACTTAGGAATGAAAATTATAGAAGTTAAAGATGGTAAATCAAAACTCGAAATTCCTTATAGTGAGAAGATTTGCAGAAGGGGAGGAGTTTTGCATGGCGGAATGATAATGACTTCCATGGATTATGCAGGTGGGTTGGCAGTTGCCTCAATTAATGATGGAATAGACCAAGTTACTCAAGAACTTAAGGTAAATTTTCTTGAACCCATGTATAAAGGTCCATTCACTGTTGAGGCTAAGGTATTAAGAAAAGGAAGGACTGCAGTAGTTGTTGAAATTGAATTTAAGGATTCTGAAGGTAAGTTGGGTGCTGTAGGCTTAGGAACTTGGTATATAATAAGAGATAGAAAAGTAAGCAAGGAGTAA
- a CDS encoding PIN domain-containing protein, which translates to MKIFLKKKEKRKGRKRKEFLTVIDTGILVEYINESGEYHDKVKKLLEENNTLYVTPITLSEVMYVSYRIYKASGLKDANRYTREFVEWLSYKLKVTEINQDIIFEAWEIKKKYGISLPDCYVIATANYLKDKALFRKEKEILQAVNKINKEYGNILIFIDEI; encoded by the coding sequence TTGAAGATATTCTTAAAGAAGAAGGAGAAGCGGAAAGGAAGAAAGAGGAAGGAATTTTTGACGGTAATTGATACCGGTATTTTAGTTGAATATATAAATGAATCTGGTGAGTATCACGATAAGGTAAAGAAATTGCTTGAGGAAAATAACACATTATATGTTACGCCCATAACTTTAAGTGAAGTTATGTACGTTAGCTATAGAATATATAAAGCTTCTGGGCTAAAGGATGCAAATCGATACACACGAGAATTCGTTGAATGGCTATCATATAAACTGAAAGTTACAGAAATTAATCAAGATATAATTTTTGAGGCCTGGGAAATTAAGAAGAAATACGGTATATCGTTACCAGATTGTTACGTAATTGCTACTGCGAATTACTTGAAGGATAAGGCTTTATTTAGGAAGGAAAAGGAGATACTTCAAGCAGTTAATAAAATAAACAAAGAATATGGCAATATCCTAATTTTTATTGATGAGATCTAG
- a CDS encoding AbrB/MazE/SpoVT family DNA-binding domain-containing protein — MVYQLKVRKKGIVILPKDVRVKLCINENDILIANIEDDKLV, encoded by the coding sequence ATGGTTTACCAATTAAAGGTAAGGAAAAAAGGAATAGTAATTTTACCTAAGGACGTTAGGGTAAAACTTTGTATCAATGAGAACGATATACTAATAGCGAATATTGAAGACGATAAGCTTGTTTAA